A genomic segment from Actinomadura hallensis encodes:
- a CDS encoding response regulator transcription factor: MTQAKIFVVDGEADVASLVATALHYEGFETAVAGSGAEALASGPRFGPDLLVLDVALPDGSGVDARARLRRGGCAAPAVFLSARDAAEDELKRLTAGGDDHVPKPFSLEELNARVRAVLRRTRPGVRERARLSFADLELDEDAGEVRRGGVPVDLAPTEFALLRYLLLNSGRVLTKRQILDHVWEYDFTGGEAVVQARISGLRRKLDDRGPRLIHTVPRVGYVLRMPRPG; the protein is encoded by the coding sequence GTGACCCAAGCCAAGATCTTCGTCGTGGACGGCGAGGCCGACGTGGCGAGCCTCGTCGCGACCGCGCTGCACTACGAGGGCTTCGAGACGGCCGTGGCCGGGTCCGGCGCCGAGGCGCTGGCGAGCGGCCCCCGCTTCGGCCCCGACCTGCTCGTCCTGGACGTGGCGCTGCCGGACGGCTCGGGCGTGGACGCCCGCGCCCGGCTCCGGCGCGGCGGCTGCGCGGCCCCGGCGGTGTTCCTCTCCGCCCGCGACGCCGCCGAGGACGAGTTGAAGCGGCTGACCGCCGGCGGCGACGACCACGTCCCCAAGCCGTTCAGCCTGGAGGAGCTGAACGCGCGCGTCCGCGCCGTCCTGCGCCGCACCCGCCCCGGCGTGCGGGAGCGGGCCCGGCTGTCGTTCGCCGACCTGGAGCTCGACGAGGACGCCGGGGAGGTCCGGCGCGGCGGCGTCCCGGTCGACCTCGCCCCCACCGAGTTCGCGCTGCTGCGGTACCTGCTGCTCAACTCCGGCCGGGTGCTGACCAAGCGGCAGATCCTCGACCACGTCTGGGAGTACGACTTCACCGGCGGCGAGGCGGTCGTCCAGGCCCGCATCAGCGGGCTGCGCCGCAAGCTCGACGACCGCGGGCCGCGCCTCATCCACACCGTGCCGCGGGTCGGGTACGTCCTGCGCATGCCCCGGCCCGGCTGA
- a CDS encoding DUF881 domain-containing protein, with protein sequence MTAPQDPGGPGEPAGGGAGRGGPRAAGRRPGTRTPLLAGLLAGELPDPGYAAAAARRARRTGGPARRPGRLRGGGVLLVLVLTGTLVAVAGAEVRRGEPVAAQRRSRLVEEINARTAETDALRRRLDRLRAETGRRRAAALARSDAGRDARERLARAAAAAAAAPAGGEALVVTLDDAPRAGTDSPGPRDGAAAGARVYDRDLQILVNGLWAAGAEAIAVNGMRLTATTAIRSAGEAILVDYRPLTRPYEVTALGDPGRLRDAFAGSAADRRLRALKERHRIAYGTRRSPDARLPAAGPPRPRYAVPREGGGR encoded by the coding sequence GTGACCGCACCACAGGACCCCGGCGGCCCCGGCGAACCGGCCGGAGGCGGCGCCGGCCGCGGCGGGCCCCGGGCGGCCGGGCGGAGGCCCGGCACCCGGACGCCGCTGCTCGCCGGCCTGCTCGCCGGCGAGCTCCCCGACCCCGGATACGCCGCGGCCGCCGCCCGGCGCGCCCGCCGCACCGGCGGCCCGGCCCGCCGCCCGGGACGGCTGCGGGGCGGCGGCGTCCTGCTGGTCCTCGTCCTCACCGGCACGCTGGTCGCCGTCGCCGGCGCGGAGGTGCGCCGCGGCGAGCCCGTCGCGGCCCAGCGGCGCTCCCGCCTCGTCGAGGAGATCAACGCCCGCACCGCCGAGACCGACGCCCTGCGGCGCCGCCTCGACCGGCTCCGCGCCGAGACCGGGCGCCGCCGCGCCGCCGCGCTGGCCCGCAGCGACGCGGGCCGCGACGCCCGGGAGCGGCTCGCCCGGGCGGCCGCGGCGGCGGCGGCCGCGCCCGCCGGGGGCGAGGCGCTCGTCGTCACGCTGGACGACGCGCCGCGCGCCGGAACGGACTCGCCCGGCCCGCGGGACGGCGCCGCCGCGGGGGCGCGGGTCTATGATCGGGACCTCCAGATCCTGGTGAACGGGCTGTGGGCGGCGGGCGCCGAGGCCATCGCCGTCAACGGGATGCGGCTCACCGCGACCACCGCGATCCGCTCGGCCGGCGAGGCGATCCTGGTCGACTACCGGCCGCTGACCCGTCCCTACGAGGTGACGGCGCTGGGCGATCCCGGCCGCCTGCGGGACGCCTTCGCGGGCTCGGCCGCCGACCGGCGCCTGCGGGCCCTGAAGGAGCGGCACCGGATCGCCTACGGCACGCGCCGGTCGCCGGACGCGCGCCTGCCCGCGGCGGGCCCGCCCCGGCCGCGGTACGCCGTCCCCCGCGAGGGAGGCGGCCGGTGA
- a CDS encoding small basic family protein, with the protein MIALIGLLIGVALGLLLQPDVPIWLQPYLPIAIVAALDAMFGGLRARLEGVFDEKVFVVSFVGNTVIAALIVLLGDQLGVGSQLSTGVVVVLGIRIFANVAGIRRKLFGA; encoded by the coding sequence GTGATCGCGCTGATCGGGCTGCTGATCGGCGTGGCGCTGGGGCTGCTGCTCCAGCCGGACGTGCCGATCTGGCTGCAGCCGTACCTGCCGATCGCGATCGTCGCGGCGCTCGACGCCATGTTCGGCGGCCTCCGCGCCCGGCTGGAGGGCGTCTTCGACGAGAAGGTGTTCGTGGTCTCGTTCGTCGGCAACACCGTCATCGCCGCGCTGATCGTGCTCCTCGGCGACCAGCTCGGCGTCGGCTCCCAGCTGTCCACCGGCGTCGTGGTCGTCCTCGGCATCCGGATCTTCGCCAACGTCGCGGGCATCCGGCGGAAGCTGTTCGGCGCATGA
- a CDS encoding DUF881 domain-containing protein, with translation MSAAQDPHRDRPLDESGDGTAGADGDGPWEEPAGLRGLLPLLRPGGWRGQLAVGLLCLLLGFAVVVQVRSFDRDTTFATARQDELVGVLSDLGQRSERLRGDIRELEDTKAELERDAEGGTALKEARERATAYGLLAGTLPAEGPGIEMVINDPGGGVRAVDLLDALQELRDAGAEVVQINDVRAGVDTYFIDTGRGIVCDERVLTAPYRFLAIGDPHTMTTALNIPGGLVKTVQGAGATVLINPRAKVTVGAVRSP, from the coding sequence ATGAGCGCCGCCCAGGACCCGCACCGGGACCGGCCGCTGGACGAGAGCGGGGACGGGACCGCCGGCGCGGACGGCGACGGGCCCTGGGAGGAGCCCGCGGGCCTGCGGGGGCTCCTCCCGCTGCTGAGACCGGGAGGCTGGCGCGGGCAGCTCGCCGTGGGTCTGCTGTGCCTCCTGCTCGGCTTCGCCGTCGTCGTCCAGGTCCGGTCGTTCGACAGGGACACCACGTTCGCCACCGCCCGGCAGGACGAGCTCGTCGGGGTCCTGTCCGATCTGGGCCAGCGCTCCGAGCGGCTGCGGGGCGACATCCGCGAGCTGGAGGACACCAAGGCGGAGCTGGAACGCGACGCCGAGGGCGGGACCGCCCTGAAGGAGGCCCGCGAGCGCGCCACCGCCTACGGCCTGCTCGCCGGCACCCTGCCCGCCGAGGGCCCCGGCATCGAGATGGTGATCAACGACCCCGGCGGCGGCGTGCGGGCGGTCGACCTCCTGGACGCCCTGCAGGAGCTCCGCGACGCGGGCGCGGAGGTCGTCCAGATCAACGACGTGCGCGCCGGAGTCGACACCTACTTCATCGACACCGGCCGCGGCATCGTGTGCGACGAGCGGGTCCTCACCGCCCCGTACCGGTTCCTGGCCATCGGCGACCCCCACACCATGACCACCGCTCTGAACATCCCCGGGGGGCTGGTCAAGACCGTTCAGGGAGCGGGCGCCACCGTCCTGATCAACCCGCGCGCGAAAGTCACCGTGGGCGCGGTACGGTCTCCGTAG
- a CDS encoding FHA domain-containing protein: MPSVYCTQCGHANPDDARFCSNCGTPLTRSPSSPPPPRESPGESTSTISIGGFEALDTDAGAEEPAGPDQAAVEALPPGTALLVVKRGPNAGSRFLLDKDRTSCGRHPESDIFLDDVTVSRRHAEFARQGGAFSVRDVGSLNGTYVNRQRIDQAGLSSGDEVQIGKFRLVFLTNPAHG; this comes from the coding sequence ATGCCGAGCGTCTACTGCACGCAGTGCGGTCACGCCAACCCGGACGATGCCCGCTTCTGCTCGAACTGCGGCACTCCGCTCACCCGGAGTCCCTCCTCGCCCCCGCCTCCCCGTGAGTCGCCCGGCGAGTCCACGTCCACGATCTCCATCGGCGGGTTCGAGGCCCTGGACACCGACGCGGGCGCGGAGGAGCCCGCCGGCCCCGACCAGGCGGCCGTGGAGGCGCTCCCGCCGGGGACCGCGCTGCTCGTCGTCAAGCGCGGCCCCAACGCCGGCAGCCGGTTCCTCCTCGACAAGGACCGCACGTCCTGCGGCCGGCACCCCGAGAGCGACATCTTCCTGGACGACGTCACCGTCTCCCGCAGGCACGCCGAGTTCGCCCGCCAGGGCGGCGCGTTCTCCGTCCGCGACGTGGGCAGCCTCAACGGCACCTACGTCAACCGGCAGCGGATCGACCAGGCGGGCCTGTCCAGCGGCGACGAGGTGCAGATCGGCAAGTTCCGGCTGGTGTTCCTGACCAACCCCGCGCACGGCTGA
- a CDS encoding MerR family transcriptional regulator has product MNAQPARSLMTIGDVLGLLRPEFPDITVSKIRFLEAEGLVEPQRSPSGYRKFSDADVERLRFVLTAQRDHYLPLRVIRRHLEARDRGESVPPLGQPVPQPVPQPVPQPRRPRTLVAADTTAEDPSVRLTRRQLLDGAGIDEALLARLEEYGLVRRIGAHYEGHALAVARAAAALGDYGFEVRHLRAVKAAADRQVGLIEQIIAPQLRRRSRGAHEEAAETAREIAALSVKLHAALLSAGLHESLDH; this is encoded by the coding sequence TTGAACGCGCAGCCAGCCCGGTCCCTGATGACGATCGGGGACGTCCTCGGCCTGCTCAGGCCCGAGTTCCCCGACATCACGGTCTCCAAGATCAGGTTCCTGGAGGCCGAGGGGCTCGTCGAGCCGCAGCGCAGCCCGTCCGGCTACCGCAAGTTCTCCGACGCCGACGTGGAGCGGCTCCGGTTCGTCCTCACCGCCCAGCGCGACCACTACCTGCCGCTGCGGGTCATCCGCCGGCACCTGGAGGCGCGCGACCGCGGCGAGAGCGTCCCGCCCCTCGGGCAGCCCGTCCCGCAGCCCGTCCCGCAGCCCGTCCCGCAGCCGAGGCGCCCCCGCACGCTCGTGGCCGCCGACACCACCGCCGAGGACCCCTCCGTCCGGCTGACGCGCCGCCAGCTCCTCGACGGCGCCGGCATCGACGAGGCCCTCCTCGCCCGGCTCGAGGAGTACGGCCTGGTCCGCCGGATCGGCGCGCACTACGAGGGCCACGCCCTCGCCGTCGCGCGGGCCGCGGCCGCCCTCGGCGACTACGGCTTCGAGGTGCGGCACCTGCGCGCGGTCAAGGCCGCCGCCGACCGGCAGGTCGGCCTCATCGAGCAGATCATCGCGCCGCAGCTGCGCCGCCGCAGCCGCGGCGCCCACGAGGAGGCCGCCGAGACCGCGCGGGAGATCGCCGCGCTGTCGGTGAAACTCCACGCGGCGCTGCTCTCGGCCGGTCTCCACGAAAGCCTCGACCACTGA
- a CDS encoding bifunctional nuclease family protein yields the protein MKQMEVVGVRVEMPSNQPIVLLKETEGDRYLPIWIGAVEATAIAFAQQGVLPARPLTHDLFRDVLDALSVQLRTVNITDLREGIFFADLIFSNGVEVSARPSDSIALALRTGATIFASEDVLEEAGVAIPDEQEDEVEKFREFLDTISPEDFGRAG from the coding sequence GTGAAGCAGATGGAGGTCGTCGGCGTCCGGGTCGAGATGCCCTCCAATCAGCCGATCGTCCTTTTGAAGGAGACGGAGGGCGATCGCTACCTGCCCATCTGGATCGGGGCGGTCGAAGCGACCGCGATCGCCTTCGCCCAGCAGGGGGTGCTGCCCGCGCGCCCCCTCACGCACGACCTGTTCCGGGACGTCCTGGACGCCCTCAGCGTCCAGTTGCGCACCGTCAACATCACCGATCTTCGCGAGGGCATCTTCTTCGCCGACCTCATCTTCTCCAACGGGGTGGAGGTGAGCGCCCGCCCCTCCGACTCCATCGCCCTCGCCCTGCGCACCGGCGCGACGATCTTCGCCAGCGAGGACGTCCTGGAGGAGGCCGGCGTCGCGATACCGGACGAGCAGGAGGACGAGGTCGAGAAGTTCCGGGAGTTCCTGGACACGATCTCCCCGGAGGACTTCGGCCGCGCCGGCTGA
- a CDS encoding MerR family transcriptional regulator, with protein sequence MAVSSGEGKATPDRHMASRRAGEQGLLFDTEVSVPPEDVGYRGPTACAAAGITYRQLDYWARTKLVEPSVRSAQGSGSQRLYSFRDILVLKVVKRLLDTGVSLQQIRTAVTHLRDRGVRDLAQITLMSDGVSVYECTSADEVVDLLQGGQGVFGIALGRVWQEVEGSLAELPGERAAAADAPAEHPHDELAGRRRARRTG encoded by the coding sequence GTGGCGGTGAGCAGCGGCGAGGGCAAGGCGACCCCCGACAGGCACATGGCGTCCCGCCGTGCCGGAGAGCAGGGACTGCTCTTCGACACGGAGGTGTCGGTGCCGCCGGAGGATGTCGGCTACCGCGGCCCGACGGCGTGCGCGGCCGCGGGGATCACCTACCGGCAGCTCGACTACTGGGCGCGGACCAAGCTCGTCGAGCCGAGCGTCAGATCGGCTCAGGGGTCGGGCAGCCAGCGCCTCTACAGCTTCCGCGACATCCTCGTCCTGAAGGTCGTGAAACGGCTCCTCGACACGGGCGTGTCGCTGCAGCAGATCCGGACGGCGGTGACGCACCTGCGCGACCGCGGCGTCCGCGACCTGGCGCAGATCACGCTCATGAGCGACGGCGTCAGCGTGTACGAGTGCACGTCGGCCGACGAGGTCGTCGATCTGCTGCAGGGCGGGCAGGGCGTGTTCGGCATCGCCCTCGGGAGGGTGTGGCAGGAGGTCGAGGGCAGCCTCGCGGAACTACCCGGTGAGCGGGCGGCCGCCGCCGACGCGCCCGCCGAGCACCCCCACGACGAGCTGGCCGGACGGCGGCGCGCACGCCGCACCGGCTGA
- a CDS encoding lysylphosphatidylglycerol synthase transmembrane domain-containing protein, with amino-acid sequence MTQTHDEAVRPRQGASGGVPVDEPAQPDRIRRSSDGIRFAASVVGLAVVMLLVSFAQGTTHGLHSDIQEGTAHAPRLLLSLATLVSSFGVLAVPIAFGIERLFHRDGTRVAIALLAAVIALGITIGLDDLVVRAAPGGVLDSLIWGGTGTAPIHTDIAPVIAFVSAVGMAGRARWQAATWTMIGLAALTGLTAAYASVSALAATYFLGRAIGHGTLYAVGTPNPRPSGATVVAALERLGLRPARAARLDSPSDGAEEARRYGVVLAPRPGALPSDSGDAAAGGPHGAPPRAAGAGGRGEWDLEVRVLDRDQQTAGLLYRVWRLLRLRSTTTGRALRSLRRSLEQESLMAYALAAAGARTPRLVGTSEVGTEAALLAYEHVPGRRLTDVPDEEITDALLTDVWRQFRAMQGGRLAHRRLQEEAIAVGPDGRAYLTDLRSGETAAGDLALRLDLAQLLTTLALRVGPERAVRTAASVLGEEALAAAVPLLQRVALSRATRTALRRDRDLLTRIREQIVRLKPETEVAPARLERFRPRTVFSIVALSIAAYIVIPQVASLDVAAMASAASWHWGLAALGGAVLTYVAAAFMLMGFVPERLPLGRTILVQLAASFVKLVAPAAVGGVAVNTRYLQRSGVRPGLAVASVGASQLVGLVIHVLLLILFGFLTGSTTKATQDLAPSRTIVIVVLSLGLVAGLALTVPRVRRVVASRLRAMFSGVLPRLVDVLQTPRKLLTGMGGTLLLTVAFVLCLDASIRAFGGSLPLTTVVVVFLTANALGSAAPTPGGLGAVEGALTLALTISGLTAETATSAVLLYRLLTLWLPVLPGWAAFAYLQRREAL; translated from the coding sequence GTGACGCAGACCCACGACGAGGCGGTGCGCCCGCGGCAGGGCGCGTCCGGCGGCGTGCCCGTCGACGAGCCCGCCCAGCCCGACCGCATCCGCCGCTCCTCCGACGGCATCAGGTTCGCCGCGTCGGTGGTCGGCCTGGCCGTGGTGATGCTGCTGGTGTCGTTCGCGCAGGGGACGACGCACGGGCTGCACTCCGACATCCAGGAGGGCACCGCGCACGCCCCCCGGCTGCTGCTGTCGCTGGCCACGCTGGTGTCCAGCTTCGGCGTGCTTGCGGTGCCGATCGCGTTCGGCATCGAGCGGCTGTTCCACCGGGACGGCACCCGCGTCGCGATCGCGCTGCTGGCCGCCGTGATCGCGCTCGGGATCACGATCGGGCTGGACGACCTGGTGGTGCGGGCCGCGCCCGGCGGCGTGCTCGACTCGCTGATCTGGGGCGGCACGGGCACCGCCCCGATCCACACCGACATCGCGCCCGTGATCGCGTTCGTCAGCGCGGTCGGGATGGCGGGCCGCGCCCGGTGGCAGGCCGCGACCTGGACGATGATCGGGCTGGCGGCGCTGACGGGGCTCACCGCCGCCTACGCCTCGGTCTCCGCGCTCGCGGCCACCTACTTCCTCGGGCGCGCGATCGGCCACGGCACCCTGTACGCGGTCGGGACGCCGAACCCGCGCCCCAGCGGCGCGACGGTCGTCGCGGCGCTGGAGCGGCTCGGGCTGCGCCCGGCGCGGGCCGCGCGGCTGGACTCCCCGTCCGACGGGGCCGAGGAGGCCCGCCGGTACGGCGTCGTCCTGGCCCCCCGCCCAGGGGCCCTTCCATCCGACTCCGGGGACGCCGCCGCGGGCGGGCCGCACGGCGCCCCGCCGCGCGCGGCGGGGGCCGGCGGGCGCGGCGAATGGGACCTGGAGGTCCGCGTCCTGGACCGCGACCAGCAGACGGCGGGCCTGCTGTACCGGGTCTGGCGGCTGCTGCGGCTGCGCTCCACCACGACCGGGCGGGCGCTGCGGTCGCTGCGCCGGTCGCTGGAGCAGGAGTCGCTGATGGCGTACGCGCTGGCCGCCGCGGGCGCCCGCACGCCCCGCCTGGTCGGCACGTCGGAGGTCGGCACGGAGGCGGCGCTGCTGGCCTACGAGCACGTGCCGGGGCGGCGGCTCACCGACGTCCCCGACGAGGAGATCACCGACGCGCTGCTGACGGACGTGTGGCGCCAGTTCCGCGCGATGCAGGGCGGCCGGCTGGCGCACCGGCGGCTGCAGGAGGAGGCGATCGCCGTCGGCCCGGACGGCCGGGCCTACCTCACCGACCTGCGGTCCGGGGAGACCGCGGCGGGCGACCTGGCGCTGCGGCTCGACCTGGCGCAGCTGCTGACGACGCTCGCGCTGCGGGTGGGGCCGGAGCGGGCCGTGCGCACGGCGGCGTCGGTGCTGGGCGAGGAGGCCCTGGCGGCGGCGGTGCCGCTGCTGCAGCGGGTGGCGCTGTCGCGGGCGACCCGCACCGCGCTGCGCCGCGACCGGGACCTGCTGACCCGCATCCGCGAGCAGATCGTCCGGCTGAAGCCGGAGACGGAGGTCGCGCCGGCGAGGCTGGAGCGGTTCCGGCCCCGGACGGTCTTCAGCATCGTGGCGCTGTCGATCGCGGCCTACATCGTCATCCCGCAGGTGGCGAGCCTGGACGTGGCGGCGATGGCGTCGGCGGCGAGCTGGCACTGGGGCCTGGCCGCGCTGGGCGGGGCGGTGCTGACCTACGTCGCCGCGGCGTTCATGCTGATGGGCTTCGTGCCGGAGCGGCTGCCGCTCGGGCGGACGATCCTGGTGCAGCTGGCCGCGTCGTTCGTGAAGCTGGTGGCCCCGGCGGCGGTGGGCGGCGTGGCCGTCAACACCCGCTACCTGCAGCGCTCGGGGGTGCGGCCGGGCCTGGCGGTGGCGAGCGTCGGGGCGTCGCAGCTGGTGGGGCTGGTCATCCACGTCCTGCTGCTGATCCTGTTCGGGTTCCTCACCGGGTCGACGACCAAGGCGACGCAGGACCTCGCGCCGTCGCGCACGATCGTCATCGTGGTGCTGTCGCTGGGCCTGGTGGCGGGACTCGCGCTGACCGTCCCGCGGGTCCGGCGGGTGGTGGCCTCGCGGCTGCGGGCGATGTTCTCCGGGGTGCTGCCGCGGCTGGTGGACGTCCTGCAGACCCCGAGGAAGCTGCTGACGGGGATGGGCGGGACGTTGCTGCTGACGGTGGCGTTCGTGCTGTGCCTGGACGCGTCGATCCGGGCGTTCGGGGGGTCGCTGCCGCTGACGACGGTGGTGGTGGTGTTCCTGACCGCGAACGCGCTGGGGTCGGCCGCGCCGACTCCCGGCGGCCTCGGCGCCGTGGAGGGCGCCCTGACGCTGGCGCTGACGATCTCGGGGCTGACCGCGGAGACGGCGACGTCCGCGGTGCTGCTGTACCGGCTTCTGACGCTGTGGCTGCCCGTCCTGCCGGGGTGGGCCGCGTTCGCGTACCTGCAGCGCCGCGAGGCGCTCTAG
- the gcvP gene encoding aminomethyl-transferring glycine dehydrogenase, producing the protein MTAQYFAPVSSPQHPRSAFADRHVGPSPDEQARMLAAIGYSGVEALIDDAVPAAIRTSRPLDLPPALSESAALERLREIAARNTVLTSMIGLGYYGTITPGVILRNVMENPGWYTAYTPYQPEISQGRLEALLNFQTVVSDLTGLPVANASMLDEGTAAAEGMALAHRASRRREPGAFLVDADALPQTIEVVRTRAVPLGIEVVTADLSGGLPDGDFFGVLLQYPGASGAVRDLEPLIAQARERGATTVVAADLLALTLLRPPGECGADIAVGSAQRFGVPYGFGGPHAGYMAVRDGLQRQLPGRLVGVSVDADGAPAHRLALQTREQHIRREKATSNICTAQVLLAVMASMYAVYHGPDGLAAIAQRAHRRAAEIAAGLRAGGVEVVHDAFFDTVLARVPGRAAEVVAAARERGINLRHADADHVGVSCDERTVPEHVTAVLEAFGVPAGGAAGAAEAIPADLRRESPYLTHPVFHAHRSETAMLRYLRRLQDKDIALDRSMIPLGSCTMKLNATTEMEPITWPEFTDVHPFAPLDQAAGYLELIGELEDALAEITGYAKVSVQPNAGSQGELAGLLAIRGYHASRGEEHRDVCLIPSSAHGTNAASAVMAGMRVVVVKCDDGGNIDLDDLYAKIAQHGERLSAIMVTYPSTHGVFEETITDVCAAVHDAGGQVYVDGANLNALVGLARPGEFGSDVSHLNLHKTFCIPHGGGGPGVGPVGVREHLAPFLPNHPLRAEAGPGTGVGPISAAPWGSAGILPISWAYIAMMGPDGLRAATEGAIVAANYVAARLAPHYPILYTGRNGLVAHECIADLRKITKETGITAEDVAKRLIDYGFHAPTLSFPVAGTLMIEPTESEDLAELDRFCDAMIEIRREIQRVAEGGYDREDNPLKNAPHTAAALVSDDWKHPYSREEAAYPLPSLREGKYWPPVRRIDQAHGDRNLVCSCPPPGAFED; encoded by the coding sequence ATGACCGCCCAGTACTTCGCACCCGTGTCCTCGCCGCAGCACCCCCGCTCCGCGTTCGCCGACCGGCACGTCGGCCCGTCGCCGGACGAGCAGGCCCGGATGCTGGCCGCCATCGGCTACTCCGGCGTCGAGGCGCTGATCGACGACGCGGTGCCCGCCGCGATCCGCACCTCCCGGCCGCTCGACCTGCCGCCCGCGCTGAGTGAGAGCGCCGCGCTGGAGCGGCTGCGGGAGATCGCCGCCCGCAACACCGTGCTCACCTCGATGATCGGGCTCGGCTACTACGGGACGATCACCCCGGGCGTCATCCTGCGCAACGTCATGGAGAACCCCGGCTGGTACACCGCCTACACCCCCTACCAGCCGGAGATCTCCCAGGGCCGCCTCGAGGCGTTGCTGAACTTCCAGACCGTCGTCAGCGACCTGACCGGCCTGCCGGTCGCCAACGCGTCGATGCTGGACGAGGGCACCGCGGCGGCCGAGGGGATGGCCCTGGCCCACCGCGCCTCCAGGCGCAGGGAGCCCGGGGCGTTCCTGGTCGACGCCGACGCGCTCCCGCAGACGATCGAGGTCGTGCGGACCCGGGCGGTCCCGCTCGGCATCGAGGTCGTCACCGCCGACCTGTCCGGCGGGCTGCCCGACGGCGACTTCTTCGGCGTGCTGCTGCAGTACCCGGGCGCGTCCGGCGCGGTCCGCGACCTGGAGCCGCTCATCGCGCAGGCCCGCGAGCGCGGCGCGACGACCGTCGTCGCGGCCGACCTGCTGGCGCTGACGCTGCTGCGGCCGCCGGGGGAGTGCGGCGCCGACATCGCCGTGGGCTCGGCGCAGCGGTTCGGCGTCCCCTACGGGTTCGGCGGCCCCCACGCCGGCTACATGGCGGTCCGCGACGGGCTGCAGCGGCAGCTGCCCGGCCGCCTCGTCGGCGTGTCCGTCGACGCCGACGGCGCCCCCGCGCACCGGCTGGCGCTGCAGACCCGCGAGCAGCACATCCGGCGCGAGAAGGCCACCAGCAACATCTGCACCGCGCAGGTCCTCCTCGCCGTCATGGCGAGCATGTACGCCGTCTACCACGGGCCCGACGGGCTCGCCGCGATCGCCCAGCGCGCGCACCGGCGGGCCGCCGAGATCGCCGCCGGGCTGCGTGCCGGCGGCGTGGAGGTCGTCCACGACGCGTTCTTCGACACCGTCCTCGCGCGGGTCCCCGGGCGCGCCGCGGAGGTCGTCGCCGCCGCCCGCGAGCGGGGGATCAACCTGCGCCACGCGGACGCCGACCACGTCGGGGTCTCCTGCGACGAGAGGACCGTGCCCGAGCACGTCACCGCCGTCCTGGAGGCGTTCGGCGTCCCCGCGGGCGGCGCCGCCGGGGCCGCCGAGGCGATCCCCGCGGACCTGCGCCGCGAGAGCCCCTACCTGACCCACCCGGTCTTCCACGCCCACCGGTCCGAGACCGCGATGCTGCGGTACCTGCGCCGGCTCCAGGACAAGGACATCGCGCTCGACCGGTCCATGATCCCGCTCGGCTCCTGCACGATGAAGCTGAACGCCACCACCGAGATGGAGCCGATCACGTGGCCGGAGTTCACGGACGTCCACCCGTTCGCGCCGCTCGACCAGGCCGCCGGGTACCTCGAGCTGATCGGCGAGCTGGAGGACGCGCTCGCCGAGATCACCGGGTACGCCAAGGTGTCGGTCCAGCCGAACGCCGGCTCCCAGGGCGAGCTGGCCGGGCTGCTCGCCATCCGCGGCTACCACGCCTCCCGCGGCGAGGAGCACCGCGACGTGTGCCTGATCCCCTCGTCGGCGCACGGCACCAACGCCGCCAGCGCCGTCATGGCCGGGATGCGCGTCGTGGTCGTCAAGTGCGACGACGGCGGCAACATCGACCTCGACGACCTGTACGCCAAGATCGCCCAGCACGGCGAGCGGCTCTCGGCGATCATGGTGACGTACCCGTCCACGCACGGCGTCTTCGAGGAGACCATCACCGACGTGTGCGCGGCCGTGCACGACGCGGGCGGCCAGGTCTACGTGGACGGCGCCAACCTCAACGCCCTGGTCGGACTGGCCCGCCCCGGCGAGTTCGGCTCCGACGTCTCCCACCTCAACCTGCACAAGACGTTCTGCATCCCGCACGGCGGCGGCGGCCCCGGCGTCGGCCCGGTCGGCGTCCGCGAGCACCTGGCGCCGTTCCTGCCGAACCACCCGCTGCGCGCCGAGGCCGGCCCCGGGACCGGCGTGGGCCCGATCTCCGCGGCGCCGTGGGGCTCGGCGGGCATCCTGCCGATCTCCTGGGCGTACATCGCGATGATGGGACCCGACGGGCTGCGCGCCGCCACCGAGGGCGCCATCGTCGCGGCCAACTACGTCGCCGCGCGGCTCGCCCCGCACTACCCGATCCTCTACACCGGCCGCAACGGGCTGGTCGCGCACGAGTGCATCGCCGACCTCCGCAAGATCACCAAGGAGACCGGGATCACCGCCGAGGACGTCGCCAAGCGCCTCATCGACTACGGCTTCCACGCCCCGACGCTGTCGTTCCCCGTCGCGGGCACCCTGATGATCGAGCCCACCGAGTCCGAGGACCTCGCCGAGCTCGACCGGTTCTGCGACGCCATGATCGAGATCCGCAGGGAGATCCAGCGGGTCGCCGAGGGCGGCTACGACCGCGAGGACAACCCCCTCAAGAACGCCCCCCACACCGCGGCCGCGCTGGTGTCGGACGACTGGAAGCACCCCTACAGCCGCGAGGAGGCCGCCTACCCGCTGCCGTCCCTGCGCGAGGGCAAGTACTGGCCGCCCGTCCGCCGCATCGACCAGGCGCACGGCGACCGCAACCTCGTCTGCTCCTGCCCGCCGCCCGGCGCCTTCGAGGACTGA